The proteins below come from a single Sorghum bicolor cultivar BTx623 chromosome 4, Sorghum_bicolor_NCBIv3, whole genome shotgun sequence genomic window:
- the LOC8073845 gene encoding protein MIZU-KUSSEI 1 — MARAFRAASPLPLPSSRSGAATAVTNGGGRGNFPWLTKKSSSKPAAPSGGSQESKGDEPEGANTTPAAAATGSVEQSPSPPSSSSRKRADALARLRAAFLAAITHRRRRRQLGSCVTGTIFGRRRGRVHVALQTDPRSAPVLLVEMAAYSTGALVREMSSGLVRLALECEKTPLAAGEKRRGLLEEPTWRAYCNGRKCGFAVRRECGADEWRVLGAVEPVSVGAGVLPDDVAGAGAVEGDLMYMRARFERVVGSRDSEAFYMMNPDGSGGPELSIYLLRV, encoded by the exons ATGGCGAGAGCCTTCCGCGCGGCCTCCCCGCTGCCCCTGCCGAGCTCGAGGAGCGGCGCCGCCACCGCGGTGACGAACGGCGGCGGGAGAGGGAACTTCCCGTGGCTAACGAAGAAGAGCTCGAGCAAGCCGGCGGCGCCGAGCGGGGGCAGCCAAGAGAGCAAGGGTGACGAGCCCGAGGGGGCGAACAccacccccgccgccgccgccaccgggtCCGTCGAGCAGTCTCCGtccccgccgtcgtcgtcgtcgaggaaGCGCGCGGACGCGCTGGCGCGGCTGCGGGCGGCGTTCCTGGCGGCGATCACGCacaggcgccggcgccggcagcTGGGGTCCTGCGTGACGGGCACCATCTTCGGCCGGCGGCGCGGGCGCGTGCACGTCGCGCTGCAGACGGACCCGCGCTCCGCGCCCGTGCTGCTGGTGGAGATGGCCGCCTACTCCACAGGCGCGCTCGTCAGGGAGATGTCCTCGGGCCTCGTGCGCCTCGCGCTCGAGTGCGAGAagacgccgctcgccgccg GGGAGAAGCGGCGGGGGTTGCTGGAGGAGCCAACGTGGCGCGCGTACTGCAACGGTCGCAAGTGCGGGTTCGCGGTGCGGCGGGAGTGCGGCGCGGACGAGTGGAGGGTGCTCGGCGCGGTCGAGCCGGTGTCCGTGGGCGCCGGCGTGCTCCCGGACGACGTCGCCGGCGCCGGAGCCGTGGAGGGCGACCTGATGTACATGCGGGCAAGGTTCGAGCGCGTGGTGGGCTCCAGGGACTCGGAGGCGTTCTACATGATGAACCCCGACGGCAGCGGCGGCCCCGAGCTCAGCATCTACCTTCTACGAGTCTGA